One part of the Rutidosis leptorrhynchoides isolate AG116_Rl617_1_P2 chromosome 1, CSIRO_AGI_Rlap_v1, whole genome shotgun sequence genome encodes these proteins:
- the LOC139883865 gene encoding uncharacterized protein produces the protein MSSGTATSGGYMRQRQSYDCASSGDDLEDDARSIPQSQSPMFPTAKTRVEVLENVLWIVSAVFIVYFGDCHSNLIYLLFHDTRIRRAQMYVGLFGVSLNVIYFLYTSMSAWSTGESSEKRALSTTYALPLVTILALFSFCLFCFALWPIWSFLTLPLVFTLFMASMVILLYAVPETFMQQPFETFRID, from the exons ATGTCTAGTGGAACAGCAACTTCTGGTGGGTATATGAGACAGAGACAAAGCTATGACTGTGCTTCAAGTGGTGATGATCTTGAAGACGATGCTCGTTCGATACCACAGTCTCAATCCCCAATGTTTCCGACAGCCAAAACACGAGTGGAGGTTTTAGAGAATGTTCTTTGGATTGTTTCAGCAGTTTTTATAGTATATTTTGGAGATTGCCACTCAAATTTGATTTATCTTCTGTTTCATGATACTAGAATAAGAAG AGCGCAGATGTACGTTGGCCTTTTTGGTGTAAGCTTGAATGTAATATATTTCTTGTATACGAGTATGTCAGCATGGAGTACTGGGGAATCTAGTGAGAAAAGGGCTCTATCAACTACATACGCCTTGCCACTTGTCACCATTCTAGCACTCTTTTCGTTTTGTTT ATTCTGTTTTGCTTTGTGGCCGATTTGGAGTTTCTTGACTCTTCCTCTTGTG TTCACATTGTTCATGGCGTCAATGGTCATTTTGCTTTATGCGGTACCTGAGACGTTTATGCAGCAACCATTTGAAACTTTTCGTATAGACTGA